The Chloroflexota bacterium DNA window CGGGGCAAGATCGCCCAGGCCATTGCGTACGGGGCGCACATCCTGCTCATCAACGGCAGCTTCGACCGCGCGCTGGCCATCGTGCGGGAGCTGTCGGAGCGGCACCCCATCGCGCTGGTCAACTCCGTGAACCCCTACCGCATCGAGGGGCAGAAGACTGCGGCCTTCGAGATCTCGGACGCGCTTGGGGACGCGCCGGACTTCCTGTGCATCCCCGTGGGCAACGCCGGGAACATCTCCGCCTACTGGAAGGGCTTCAAGGAGTACCACCAGCTGGAATGCACGACGCACACGCCGCAGATGTTCGGCTTTCAGGCCGAAGGCTCGGCGCCCATCGTGCGCGGGGCGATCGTCGAAGACCCCGAGACGATCGCCACGGCCATCCGCATCGGCAACCCAGCGAGCTGGCAGACGGCAGTGGAGGCGCGGGACGAGTCCGGCGGGCTCATCGACGCGGTGACAGACGAGGAGATCCTGGCGGCCTACAAGCTGCTGGCGCGGCTGGAAGGCATCTTCTGCGAGCCGGCCTCGGCGGCGTCAGTGGCCGGGCTCATCAAGAGCGTCGGCAGCGGCCTCATCCCCAAGGACAAGACGGTCGTCTGCATCCTGACCGGCACGGGGTTGAAGGACCCGGACCTGGCCAACCAGATTGCGGACATCCCGCTCCGGGAGCTCTCCGCGGAGTCCGACGAGGTGGAGCGGATTATTCTTTCCCTGTAGAGTCCGGCAACCCTTCCCCAGCAGCCTCAGTCACACTCTCCCGTCCTCAATGCCAGTTGCGCACCCCGGGAACGCTCACCCCGCACGCCTGTACATCAGGCTGTTGCCGTCCTTGGCGCAGATATCGGCGACGCCGGCTTCGCGGAAACAGTAGGCGGCCTGCTGGGCGACGCTTCGAGTCGATTTCATGGCCGCCGCGAGGTCATTCGTCGTGAACTGCTCCGGCAGTTTGGCGTCGACCATCGTGAAAAGGTCGGCCATCGACGTGATGGCGTGCGTCTCGACCACGTCCACCAGCCGCCGATCGACGCGCGTGTAGCCCGGCCGACGCCAGCGCGCGCGGACCCTCGGCACGCGGACTTCTTCCTCGATGGTCATGACGACCTCCAGGGTCAGGTTGGGGTGCGCGAGCAGCGATGGGATGCTGACCAGCGCCTGGAAGACGTCGAAGACGGAGCCGTGCCGGGGCGACTTGCGCCGCATGGGCGGCGCGTCCGGGTCATCCGCCGCCCTGACGATATACCGGTCGCGGGCGATGGGGTGAACGAGGGTGACCGGATACGATTCCAGCAGCCGGGACAGCTTGCCCTTGAGCGGCCCGAAGCCGCCAGTTTGAATCTCAAAAATGCGACCGGCGGTAACCACGTCCGCCACGAAGCCGTCGATGGCCTGCTCGGTGACGCTTTCGGCGACGGAGTAGCGCTCCTTCAGCGTCCGGTGCAGCGACTGCTCGTTGAGCTCCCCAATGGTCGTCATCGCGCGCTCAGCGTAGGGGATGGGAACGCAAAGGTGCAACGGGGGCGTGTCAGGGGAGTGGAGACAACCATTCGACAGGCTCCGGGAAACGGGGGACGGGCGATTCGCGAATCGCCCCTAGGCTGACCACCCCGCATCCCTGGATA harbors:
- the thrC gene encoding threonine synthase, with the protein product MNQGVLQTYHEFLPITTSTPMISLGEGSTPLVRSHRMAAELGLENLYFKLEGCNPTGSFKDRGMVMAVANALENQSRTIICASTGNTSASAAAYGAHCNLSTVVLVPKGNVARGKIAQAIAYGAHILLINGSFDRALAIVRELSERHPIALVNSVNPYRIEGQKTAAFEISDALGDAPDFLCIPVGNAGNISAYWKGFKEYHQLECTTHTPQMFGFQAEGSAPIVRGAIVEDPETIATAIRIGNPASWQTAVEARDESGGLIDAVTDEEILAAYKLLARLEGIFCEPASAASVAGLIKSVGSGLIPKDKTVVCILTGTGLKDPDLANQIADIPLRELSAESDEVERIILSL